A DNA window from Gammaproteobacteria bacterium contains the following coding sequences:
- a CDS encoding ABC transporter ATP-binding protein, producing the protein MSLIEVRDLKVDFGTPDGTVHAVRGIDFGLQAGKTLGIVGESGSGKSQTVLSLMGLLADNGRSSGSARFEGRELIGMADRDLRGIRGNRIAMIFQDSMTSLNPYLKIGVQMAQVLELHEGMSRRQALRRCGELLEAVRIPDAGKRLHSWPHELSGGMRQRVTIATALLCTPALLIADEPTTALDVTVQAQILTLMQELRRDFNAAIIFITHDLGIVAGFCDDVLVMQDGECKERGSVDRVYADPKHPYTQRLLAAVPRLDRDARPRGKRAAGAGPVLDVEGLDVVYSLDRPRLFAPRPKLQAVTTGTFTISPGETLGVVGESGCGKSSLARAVIGLVPPSAGRVTLLGGDLQDADKKTWMAARRNMQMIFQDPLASLNPRMTARQIVGEPLGACRPDLSRTERDERVVRILNRVGLADGQLDRYPHEFSGGQCQRIGIARALAPGPAVVICDEAVSALDVSIRAQIVDLLMELQDELGLALIFIAHDLAVVRQISHRVVVMYLGRAMEVAQSEHLYARPMHPYTRALIEAAPIPDPAVERSRKRELLEGEPPSPLNPPPGCAFSARCNFAIDRCRQETPQLRTLSQGMVACHRAEEIAARRA; encoded by the coding sequence ATGTCCCTGATCGAAGTGCGTGACCTGAAAGTCGATTTCGGGACGCCCGACGGCACGGTACATGCCGTGCGCGGAATCGACTTCGGGCTTCAGGCGGGCAAGACGCTGGGCATCGTGGGCGAGTCCGGTTCGGGCAAGAGCCAGACGGTGCTGAGCCTCATGGGCCTGCTGGCGGACAACGGGCGCAGCAGCGGCAGCGCGCGTTTCGAGGGGCGCGAACTGATCGGCATGGCGGACCGCGATCTGCGGGGGATTCGGGGAAACCGCATCGCGATGATCTTCCAGGACTCGATGACGTCGCTGAACCCCTACCTGAAGATCGGCGTGCAGATGGCCCAGGTGCTGGAATTGCACGAAGGCATGAGCCGCCGGCAGGCGCTCAGGCGCTGCGGGGAATTGCTGGAAGCCGTGCGGATCCCGGACGCCGGCAAGCGCCTGCATTCCTGGCCGCATGAGCTGTCGGGAGGCATGCGCCAGCGCGTGACGATTGCAACGGCCCTGTTGTGCACGCCGGCGCTTCTGATCGCCGACGAGCCCACAACCGCGCTGGACGTCACCGTGCAGGCGCAGATTCTCACGCTCATGCAGGAACTGCGGCGCGATTTCAATGCCGCCATCATCTTCATCACCCACGACCTCGGCATCGTGGCCGGCTTCTGCGACGACGTGCTGGTCATGCAGGACGGCGAATGCAAGGAACGGGGCAGCGTGGACCGGGTGTACGCCGACCCGAAACATCCCTACACACAGCGCCTGCTGGCCGCTGTGCCCCGGCTGGACCGCGACGCGCGGCCGCGCGGGAAGCGCGCTGCCGGCGCCGGTCCGGTCCTGGATGTCGAGGGGCTGGATGTTGTTTATTCCCTGGATCGCCCCCGGCTTTTCGCTCCCCGGCCGAAGCTTCAGGCGGTAACGACTGGAACCTTCACGATCTCGCCCGGAGAAACGCTGGGCGTGGTGGGCGAGTCCGGCTGCGGCAAATCGTCTCTGGCGCGGGCTGTCATCGGGCTGGTTCCACCCAGCGCCGGGCGCGTGACACTGCTGGGCGGCGACCTTCAGGACGCCGACAAAAAGACCTGGATGGCCGCCCGCCGCAATATGCAAATGATCTTTCAGGACCCCCTGGCTTCACTGAACCCGCGCATGACCGCCCGTCAGATCGTGGGCGAACCGCTGGGCGCCTGCCGGCCCGACCTGTCCAGGACCGAGCGCGACGAGCGAGTGGTCCGGATTCTGAATCGCGTGGGCCTGGCGGACGGGCAGCTTGACCGATATCCGCACGAGTTCTCCGGTGGCCAGTGTCAGCGTATCGGGATCGCCCGGGCGCTGGCGCCGGGACCGGCGGTCGTGATCTGCGACGAGGCGGTCAGCGCGCTCGACGTGTCCATTCGCGCCCAGATCGTGGATCTGCTGATGGAACTGCAGGACGAGCTCGGCCTGGCGCTGATTTTCATCGCCCACGACCTCGCGGTCGTGCGGCAAATCAGCCACCGGGTGGTCGTGATGTACCTGGGCCGGGCGATGGAAGTCGCACAAAGCGAACATCTGTACGCACGGCCCATGCACCCTTACACCCGGGCGCTCATCGAGGCGGCGCCGATTCCCGACCCTGCGGTCGAGCGGTCCCGCAAACGGGAGCTGCTCGAGGGGGAGCCGCCATCGCCGCTGAACCCACCGCCGGGATGCGCTTTCTCCGCCCGCTGCAATTTTGCGATCGACCGCTGCAGGCAGGAAACGCCGCAACTGCGGACGCTGTCGCAAGGCATGGTGGCCTGCCACCGCGCCGAAGAAATCGCCGCACGGCGTGCATGA
- the rsmG gene encoding 16S rRNA (guanine(527)-N(7))-methyltransferase RsmG gives MRVPAGAAFPAEADTSERLASGLARLGLSAAAGDIDRLNAYLDMLTRWNRASRLTARATRDELVVRHVLDSAAVLPFLPPGPKLDAGSGAGLPGLVLALLRPESGWVLLDSAARKAAFLRHACSELDLPNVRIVRERLEHYRPKEPPCAIVARALAPLPKLVAMTAHLLRRGSTLVAMLGRRPSNRQLLALPDVHCRSCAPINVPGLDAQRHVAVFTCASEAAETGADS, from the coding sequence ATGCGCGTGCCAGCGGGCGCCGCGTTTCCCGCCGAAGCCGATACAAGCGAACGGCTGGCGTCAGGACTTGCCCGACTGGGCCTGTCCGCCGCAGCCGGCGACATCGATCGGCTGAACGCGTATCTGGACATGCTGACACGCTGGAACCGCGCGTCGCGACTGACGGCGCGCGCGACCCGCGACGAACTGGTGGTGCGCCATGTGCTGGACAGCGCGGCGGTGCTGCCCTTTCTGCCCCCCGGGCCGAAGCTGGACGCGGGCAGCGGAGCGGGGCTGCCCGGCCTCGTGCTTGCGCTGCTGCGCCCGGAAAGCGGGTGGGTGCTGCTGGACTCGGCCGCCCGGAAAGCGGCGTTTCTTCGTCACGCCTGCTCGGAACTTGATCTTCCCAATGTGCGCATCGTACGCGAGCGCCTGGAGCACTACCGGCCCAAGGAGCCGCCTTGCGCGATCGTGGCGAGGGCATTGGCGCCGCTGCCGAAACTCGTAGCTATGACCGCTCACCTGTTGCGCCGGGGATCAACGCTGGTCGCCATGCTCGGCCGCCGTCCATCGAACCGGCAATTGCTCGCGTTGCCGGATGTTCATTGCCGATCGTGCGCACCGATCAACGTGCCGGGTCTGGATGCGCAGCGGCACGTGGCCGTGTTTACATGCGCTTCGGAAGCGGCGGAAACGGGGGCGGACTCGTGA